Proteins encoded within one genomic window of Sphingomonas sp. KRR8:
- a CDS encoding MFS transporter, protein MTRPRLPRSVWVLGFVSLLMDLSSEIIHALLPLFITVTLGASVTMLGAIDGVAEATAAFAKLAAGRLSDRNQRRKPWILLGYGLAAATKPLFALAGSPLTVLGARLVDRTAKGIRGAPRDAMVADETPAEIRGAAYGLRQGLDTVGAFLAPLAAVALMWVFAQNVRTVFWIAVLPGLASVTLAWLALREPARHVDTGKLQPLLSGFRDIDPSCRRLILVASLFTLARFSESFLILKGAEAGLSLTFAPLTLVLFNLAYLLLSYPAGALSDRFDPRTILAAGIGLLVLGDLVLGKTSGLAWAAVGIFLWGGHMALTQGLFARMVADVAPVDERATAFGLFHFATGIATLLASLGAGWLWDRQGPEATFTASALVAFFAGFMLLTLPKAVRD, encoded by the coding sequence ATGACCCGTCCGCGCCTTCCACGTTCCGTTTGGGTGCTCGGTTTCGTCAGCCTGCTGATGGACCTGTCCAGCGAGATCATCCACGCCCTGCTGCCCTTGTTCATCACCGTCACGTTGGGCGCGTCGGTGACCATGTTGGGTGCGATCGACGGAGTGGCCGAGGCCACCGCGGCATTCGCCAAGTTGGCGGCTGGGCGCCTGAGCGATCGTAACCAGCGGCGCAAACCTTGGATTCTCCTGGGCTATGGCCTTGCGGCCGCGACCAAGCCGCTCTTCGCGCTCGCCGGCTCCCCGCTGACCGTGCTTGGCGCTAGGCTTGTTGACCGCACTGCGAAGGGCATCCGCGGCGCCCCGCGCGATGCGATGGTCGCCGATGAAACGCCGGCCGAAATCCGCGGCGCGGCTTATGGGCTACGCCAGGGGCTCGACACCGTCGGAGCATTCCTGGCGCCGCTCGCCGCGGTCGCGCTGATGTGGGTGTTTGCCCAGAATGTCCGCACCGTTTTCTGGATCGCGGTGCTTCCCGGCCTGGCCAGCGTCACTTTAGCCTGGCTCGCCCTACGGGAGCCCGCGCGTCACGTCGACACTGGCAAGCTGCAGCCGCTGCTGAGCGGCTTTCGGGACATCGACCCCTCCTGCCGACGATTGATCTTGGTCGCGTCGCTGTTCACCCTCGCGCGTTTCTCGGAAAGCTTTCTTATCCTCAAGGGGGCCGAGGCGGGGCTGTCCCTCACCTTCGCGCCGCTCACGCTGGTGCTCTTCAATCTTGCTTACCTGCTGCTGAGCTACCCGGCCGGCGCGCTCAGCGACCGCTTCGATCCGCGCACCATATTGGCGGCTGGCATCGGCTTGCTGGTCCTTGGGGACTTGGTACTCGGCAAGACGAGCGGTCTGGCCTGGGCAGCCGTCGGCATATTCCTGTGGGGCGGTCACATGGCGCTAACCCAAGGGCTGTTTGCTCGAATGGTCGCCGATGTTGCTCCAGTAGATGAGCGCGCCACGGCGTTTGGCCTTTTTCACTTCGCGACAGGGATCGCGACTTTGCTGGCAAGTCTTGGTGCCGGTTGGTTGTGGGACCGGCAGGGCCCAGAGGCGACCTTCACCGCCAGCGCGCTGGTCGCCTTCTTCGCAGGGTTCATGCTGCTCACCCTTCCCAAGGCGGTGCGCGACTAG
- a CDS encoding cytochrome b, which yields MAETDAVPQDPIRRYSNVTVAIHWTTVALVLLQIWLGLSLDDLKGAARANTFDWHKTIGVTILLLTIGRLTYRLSNPPPAFSPDVPSWERIAAVWNHRLFYLLLIGLPIGGYVAVSGFVGGKPTTLVGGITVPTLPGISKQMGELAGEAHGALAWGLIALIAVHFLAAMKHQFINHAPASGRMPPFRPPHGEETVVGQGHGATPIEAARA from the coding sequence ATGGCCGAGACTGATGCCGTCCCGCAGGACCCGATCCGGCGCTATTCGAATGTGACAGTCGCCATTCACTGGACAACCGTCGCCCTTGTGCTGTTACAAATCTGGTTGGGGCTCAGCCTCGACGACCTCAAGGGGGCGGCGCGGGCGAACACGTTCGACTGGCACAAGACCATCGGTGTCACCATTCTGCTGCTGACGATAGGTCGCCTCACCTACCGCCTCTCGAACCCGCCGCCCGCATTTTCGCCCGACGTTCCCAGCTGGGAGCGCATCGCAGCCGTGTGGAACCACCGTCTCTTCTACCTGCTGCTGATCGGGCTTCCGATTGGCGGCTATGTCGCCGTGTCCGGCTTTGTAGGGGGAAAGCCCACCACGCTGGTCGGCGGGATCACCGTCCCGACGCTTCCGGGTATCTCGAAGCAGATGGGTGAGCTGGCCGGGGAAGCGCATGGCGCGCTTGCTTGGGGCCTGATCGCGCTCATCGCCGTTCACTTCCTGGCGGCCATGAAGCACCAGTTCATCAATCATGCGCCGGCAAGCGGACGGATGCCGCCGTTCCGCCCTCCGCATGGCGAGGAGACGGTCGTCGGCCAGGGCCACGGCGCTACTCCGATCGAGGCGGCACGGGCCTAG
- a CDS encoding 3-hydroxyacyl-CoA dehydrogenase NAD-binding domain-containing protein, with translation MTSPISTQKHGHVLIVTSNNPPVNALGAAVRQGLVAAIEEAEAADDIAAVVIRCEGQTFFAGADITEFGKPPIMPWLPEVVDRIENCTKPVVAAIHGTALGGGLEVALGCHYRVAVPTAKLGVPEVKLGLLPGAGGTQRLPRVAGVEKALQMTTSGTPIGAKEAADCGLVDRIVEGDLLKHAVAYATEVANVRPLPKTSERQDKVTGVDPSVFDQFVAANGRTFKGFEAPMKNLEAVRVATQKPYAEGVMEERKLFMELMSGTQAKAQQYFFFAERKAAKIEGVAENVRPREIKRVGVIGAGTMGGGISMNFLSAGIPVTIVEMAQEALDRGTGVMLRNYEASAKKGRFTEAQVGEFMGRLNPTLDFDALADCDLIIEAVFEQMDIKKEIFGRLDKVAKPGAILASNTSYLNIDEIAAATSRPQDVVGLHFFSPANVMKLLEVVRGAKTADDVLVTAMALAKKIKKVAVVAGVCYGFIGNRMLIPRQTEATKLLLEGATPAQIDKVHTDFGMPMGPFQMADLAGVDIGWHRDPTRIENIRDALCAQDRWGQKKGAGFYDYDEKRRPSPSPKVQEIIEDFRAKAGVTAREISGQEIVERTLYTMVNEGAKILEEGMAQRASDVDVVWIYGYGWPVYRGGPMFWADTEGLTKIVDGLRAQQERMGKDFSFSQLLLDKVAKGEKFTGR, from the coding sequence GTGACCTCGCCCATCAGCACGCAGAAGCACGGCCACGTCCTCATCGTCACCTCGAATAACCCGCCAGTGAACGCGCTTGGTGCGGCGGTCCGGCAGGGCCTGGTGGCGGCAATCGAGGAAGCGGAAGCGGCGGATGATATCGCTGCGGTGGTGATCCGCTGCGAAGGGCAAACCTTCTTTGCGGGCGCTGACATCACCGAGTTCGGCAAGCCTCCGATCATGCCGTGGCTACCGGAAGTGGTCGACCGCATCGAGAATTGCACCAAGCCGGTGGTCGCCGCGATCCATGGGACGGCGCTCGGCGGCGGGCTCGAGGTGGCGCTTGGCTGCCATTATCGGGTGGCGGTGCCGACGGCGAAGTTGGGTGTGCCCGAGGTGAAGCTTGGCCTGCTGCCCGGCGCTGGCGGCACGCAGCGGCTTCCGCGCGTCGCGGGCGTTGAAAAGGCGCTACAGATGACCACCAGCGGAACGCCGATCGGGGCGAAGGAGGCGGCGGACTGCGGGCTGGTCGACCGTATCGTCGAGGGTGACCTGCTTAAGCACGCGGTGGCGTATGCGACCGAGGTCGCCAACGTTCGGCCGCTGCCGAAGACCAGTGAGCGCCAGGACAAGGTGACCGGCGTTGACCCGTCGGTGTTCGACCAGTTCGTCGCGGCGAACGGCCGCACCTTCAAGGGTTTCGAGGCGCCGATGAAAAACCTCGAGGCCGTCCGCGTCGCTACCCAGAAGCCCTACGCGGAGGGCGTGATGGAAGAGCGCAAGCTGTTCATGGAGCTGATGAGTGGTACCCAGGCCAAGGCGCAGCAATATTTCTTCTTCGCCGAGCGCAAGGCGGCCAAGATCGAAGGTGTCGCCGAAAACGTGCGCCCCCGCGAGATCAAGCGGGTCGGCGTAATCGGTGCCGGCACCATGGGTGGCGGCATCTCGATGAACTTTTTGTCGGCGGGCATCCCCGTGACCATCGTCGAAATGGCGCAGGAAGCGCTCGACCGTGGCACGGGTGTCATGCTCCGCAATTATGAGGCGAGCGCCAAAAAGGGCCGCTTCACCGAGGCTCAGGTTGGCGAGTTCATGGGCCGGCTCAATCCGACTCTCGACTTCGATGCGCTGGCCGACTGCGACCTCATCATCGAGGCCGTGTTCGAGCAGATGGACATCAAGAAGGAAATCTTCGGTCGGCTCGACAAGGTTGCCAAACCGGGCGCGATCCTCGCCAGCAACACCAGCTACCTCAACATTGACGAGATCGCCGCCGCCACATCGCGGCCGCAGGACGTCGTCGGTCTGCATTTCTTCTCGCCTGCCAACGTAATGAAGCTGCTAGAGGTGGTGCGCGGAGCGAAGACCGCCGACGACGTGCTCGTCACCGCCATGGCGCTTGCCAAGAAGATCAAGAAAGTCGCGGTCGTCGCCGGCGTTTGTTACGGCTTCATCGGCAACCGCATGCTGATCCCGCGCCAGACCGAGGCGACCAAGCTGCTGCTGGAAGGGGCGACCCCGGCGCAGATCGACAAGGTGCACACTGACTTCGGCATGCCCATGGGACCATTCCAGATGGCGGACCTCGCCGGCGTCGACATCGGCTGGCACCGCGATCCGACTCGTATCGAGAACATCCGCGACGCGCTGTGCGCGCAGGACCGTTGGGGTCAGAAGAAGGGCGCTGGCTTCTACGATTATGACGAGAAGCGCCGCCCGTCGCCAAGCCCCAAGGTGCAGGAGATCATCGAGGACTTCCGGGCCAAGGCGGGCGTCACGGCGCGCGAGATCAGCGGCCAGGAGATCGTGGAGCGCACCCTCTACACCATGGTCAACGAGGGCGCGAAGATCCTGGAAGAGGGCATGGCCCAGCGCGCGTCTGACGTGGATGTGGTCTGGATCTACGGCTACGGCTGGCCAGTGTATCGCGGCGGCCCGATGTTCTGGGCCGACACCGAAGGGCTGACGAAGATCGTTGATGGCTTGAGAGCGCAGCAGGAGCGGATGGGGAAGGATTTCTCCTTCTCTCAGCTGCTGCTCGACAAGGTGGCGAAGGGGGAGAAGTTCACAGGGCGCTAA
- a CDS encoding SDR family oxidoreductase, with protein sequence MSVEPAHRHHPRLEGKVIVVTGAGSGIGRATARLFTDHGATVIAADLRGADHQADAGEEEDVSRLVSMAREEHGALHGFFANAGISGGLDSIFEQSVGDWQEILRVNLIGPFLAIKHAAPVIKEQGGGSIICTASVAGLRSGAGGPAYSASKAGVISLVKTAAQQLSGSNVRVNAICPGLIETGMTEFVYERARAKGMEDRLGHLNPLRRGGHPEEIAHAALFLASDESSYVNGHALVVDGGLSSSHPFNRQDYGRTAI encoded by the coding sequence ATGTCCGTCGAACCCGCACATCGTCACCATCCCCGCCTCGAAGGCAAGGTGATCGTCGTGACCGGAGCCGGATCGGGCATTGGCAGGGCCACGGCCCGCCTGTTCACCGACCATGGTGCCACTGTGATCGCCGCCGACCTGAGGGGTGCCGACCACCAGGCGGATGCGGGCGAGGAAGAGGACGTCAGTCGCCTCGTCTCCATGGCACGCGAGGAGCATGGTGCGCTGCACGGCTTCTTCGCCAACGCCGGCATCTCGGGCGGGCTGGACTCCATCTTCGAACAATCTGTCGGTGACTGGCAGGAGATCCTGCGGGTCAACCTGATCGGACCGTTCCTGGCGATCAAGCATGCCGCGCCGGTCATCAAGGAGCAGGGCGGCGGATCGATCATCTGCACCGCGAGCGTGGCGGGTCTGCGCTCGGGGGCGGGGGGACCGGCTTACTCCGCTTCCAAGGCTGGAGTGATCAGCCTGGTGAAGACCGCCGCGCAGCAGCTCAGCGGCTCCAATGTGCGGGTCAACGCCATCTGCCCCGGCCTCATCGAAACCGGCATGACCGAGTTCGTCTACGAACGCGCTCGCGCCAAGGGCATGGAGGACCGCTTGGGCCACCTGAATCCGCTGCGGCGTGGCGGACATCCCGAAGAGATTGCGCACGCGGCGCTATTCCTCGCCTCCGATGAGTCGAGCTACGTGAACGGTCATGCGCTGGTGGTGGACGGAGGTCTGTCTTCCTCCCACCCGTTCAATCGTCAGGATTACGGCCGCACGGCCATCTAA
- a CDS encoding SDR family oxidoreductase: MNSLFDLSGKTAIVTGSSRGIGRAIAEEMAAHGANVVISSRKQDACEEVANAINAAGKGKAIAVAASISDKEALQHLVDETRRQLGRIDVLVCNAASNPYFGPMAGITDDQFRKIMDNNVLSNHWLTSMVAPEMLERGEGSIVIVSSVGGITSSTVIGAYNISKAADLQLVRNLAAEFGPKGVRVNAIAPGLVRTDFARALWENPEILKRVTAVSALKRIGEPREIAGAAVFLASQAGSFVTGQTLVVDGGSTFGAGF, encoded by the coding sequence ATGAATTCGTTGTTCGACCTTTCCGGCAAGACGGCCATCGTCACCGGCAGCTCCCGCGGGATCGGGCGCGCCATTGCCGAGGAGATGGCGGCGCACGGCGCGAACGTGGTGATCTCCAGCCGCAAGCAGGACGCCTGCGAGGAAGTGGCGAACGCGATCAACGCGGCAGGCAAGGGCAAGGCGATCGCCGTCGCGGCGTCGATCTCCGACAAGGAGGCACTACAGCACTTGGTCGACGAGACCCGTCGGCAGCTCGGACGAATCGACGTGTTGGTCTGCAACGCCGCGTCCAACCCTTATTTCGGGCCGATGGCCGGAATTACCGACGACCAGTTCCGCAAGATCATGGACAACAACGTCCTGTCCAACCACTGGCTGACCAGCATGGTCGCGCCGGAAATGCTGGAACGGGGCGAGGGGTCCATCGTGATCGTATCGTCGGTCGGCGGGATCACCAGCTCGACCGTGATCGGCGCTTACAACATCTCGAAGGCCGCCGACCTGCAGCTGGTCCGGAACCTCGCCGCCGAGTTCGGACCCAAGGGCGTGCGGGTGAACGCCATTGCACCCGGCCTGGTCCGAACTGACTTCGCGCGGGCCCTCTGGGAAAATCCCGAGATTCTCAAGCGGGTGACGGCCGTGTCGGCCCTCAAGCGTATTGGTGAACCGCGCGAAATCGCCGGGGCTGCGGTGTTTCTGGCGAGCCAGGCCGGCAGCTTCGTGACCGGCCAGACGCTGGTAGTGGACGGCGGCAGCACGTTCGGCGCGGGCTTCTGA
- a CDS encoding acyl-CoA dehydrogenase family protein, with protein MDFDLTDRQAHFRDRVRDFIDEHVRPAVPDLQAELNNGNRWHHLEGLEPLKAKAKAAGLWNLFMPPGGALQHVDESFPFEGEQLSNLEYAMCAEEMGRVGHASEVFNCSAPDTGNMEVLHRYGTRAQKDQWLAPLMRGEIRSAFLMTEPGVASSDATNIQCRIDRDGADYVINGKKWWSSGAGDPRCRVAILMGKTDSEARKHQQQSMILVPMDAPGITIERYLSVYGFDDAPHGHMEIRLENVRVPADNLLLGEGRGFEIAQGRLGPGRIHHCMRTIGAAEEALKLMVKRIQSRVAFGKRIAEHSVWEQRVAEARIEIEATRLLCLKAADMMDKAGNKAAKAEIAMIKVKAPQMALKVIDDAIQAFGGAGVSQDTPLAHMWAGIRTLRLADGPDEVHNRSIALMEYGKHLPDDPQVP; from the coding sequence ATGGATTTCGACCTTACCGACCGCCAGGCTCATTTCCGCGACCGCGTTCGCGATTTCATCGACGAGCATGTCCGCCCCGCCGTCCCGGATCTGCAGGCCGAGCTCAACAACGGCAATCGCTGGCACCATCTTGAGGGACTGGAGCCGCTCAAGGCAAAAGCCAAAGCGGCAGGCCTGTGGAACCTGTTCATGCCACCGGGCGGCGCGCTTCAACATGTCGACGAGAGCTTTCCGTTCGAAGGTGAGCAGCTCTCCAACCTCGAATACGCGATGTGCGCCGAGGAGATGGGCCGGGTCGGCCACGCCTCCGAAGTGTTCAACTGCTCGGCGCCTGACACCGGCAACATGGAGGTGCTGCACCGCTACGGCACCCGTGCGCAGAAGGATCAGTGGCTTGCTCCGCTGATGCGCGGCGAAATCCGCTCCGCCTTTTTGATGACCGAGCCAGGCGTCGCCAGCTCCGACGCGACCAACATCCAGTGCCGGATCGATCGGGATGGCGCCGACTATGTCATCAACGGCAAGAAATGGTGGTCCTCCGGCGCTGGCGATCCGCGCTGCAGGGTCGCCATCCTCATGGGCAAGACCGACTCGGAGGCCCGCAAGCACCAGCAGCAGTCGATGATCTTGGTGCCCATGGATGCGCCCGGGATCACCATTGAGCGCTACCTCAGCGTTTACGGCTTCGACGATGCGCCGCACGGGCATATGGAAATCCGGCTGGAGAATGTGCGCGTTCCTGCCGACAACCTGCTGCTCGGCGAAGGTCGCGGGTTCGAGATCGCGCAGGGCCGTCTCGGACCGGGCCGCATCCACCACTGCATGCGCACCATCGGCGCGGCCGAGGAGGCACTCAAGCTGATGGTCAAGCGAATCCAGAGCCGGGTGGCGTTCGGCAAGCGGATCGCCGAGCACAGCGTCTGGGAACAGCGCGTCGCAGAGGCCCGGATCGAGATCGAGGCCACGCGCCTGCTGTGCCTCAAGGCTGCGGACATGATGGACAAGGCCGGCAACAAGGCCGCCAAGGCCGAGATCGCGATGATAAAGGTCAAGGCGCCGCAGATGGCGCTCAAGGTGATCGACGATGCCATCCAGGCATTTGGCGGCGCCGGCGTTAGCCAGGACACGCCGCTGGCGCACATGTGGGCTGGCATTCGCACGCTGCGGCTGGCGGACGGGCCTGACGAGGTCCATAACCGTTCCATCGCGCTGATGGAATATGGCAAGCATCTGCCCGACGATCCACAGGTGCCTTGA
- a CDS encoding acyl-CoA dehydrogenase family protein — protein MAEAADLTQFREETRAWLEANCPPEMRQPVKSEEDVCWGGRNFKFQSDAQKRWLEVMAQRGWTTPDWPREVGGGGLTPAESKILKEEMRRIGARNPLNSFGISMLGPALLKYGTEEQKQRFLPPIVRGEIRWCQGYSEPGAGSDLAGLQTRAEDMGDHYLVNGQKVWTSYADQADWIFCLVRTSTESKHGGISFLLFDMESEGVSTKPILLISGYSPFCETFMDNVKVPKDQVVGEVNKGWDVAKYLLGHEREMISGMGLGGGTALLGKTLGEIDDPALRAEVAAFDVDALAFAAMSERFIDQLKAGEAHPAMPSMMKYAGTELNKKRHELIMAGGGSDTLEWESERTRKGKPAREWLRTKANSIEGGTSEVQLGIIAKHILRLPGA, from the coding sequence ATGGCCGAAGCCGCTGACCTGACACAGTTTCGCGAGGAAACCCGCGCTTGGCTGGAGGCGAACTGCCCGCCCGAGATGCGCCAGCCGGTGAAGTCGGAAGAGGACGTCTGCTGGGGCGGGCGCAACTTCAAGTTCCAGTCCGACGCGCAGAAGCGTTGGCTCGAAGTGATGGCACAGCGCGGCTGGACAACTCCGGACTGGCCCAGGGAAGTCGGCGGTGGCGGCCTTACTCCGGCCGAATCGAAGATCCTGAAGGAAGAGATGCGCCGTATCGGCGCACGCAATCCGCTCAACAGCTTCGGCATCTCGATGCTCGGGCCGGCGCTGCTCAAGTACGGCACTGAAGAGCAGAAGCAGCGATTCCTGCCGCCGATCGTGCGTGGCGAGATTCGTTGGTGTCAGGGCTATTCCGAACCGGGCGCTGGCAGTGACCTCGCCGGCCTGCAGACCAGGGCCGAGGACATGGGCGACCATTACCTCGTCAACGGCCAGAAGGTCTGGACGAGCTACGCCGACCAGGCCGACTGGATCTTCTGCCTAGTCCGCACCAGCACCGAGTCGAAGCACGGTGGCATCAGCTTTCTGCTGTTCGACATGGAGTCGGAAGGCGTATCAACCAAGCCGATCCTGCTGATCAGCGGCTACTCGCCCTTTTGCGAGACCTTCATGGACAATGTGAAGGTGCCCAAGGATCAGGTCGTGGGCGAGGTCAACAAGGGCTGGGACGTCGCCAAGTATCTCCTCGGGCATGAGCGTGAGATGATCAGCGGCATGGGGCTGGGCGGCGGCACTGCCCTGCTCGGCAAAACGCTTGGCGAAATCGACGACCCGGCCCTCCGCGCCGAAGTCGCCGCCTTCGATGTCGACGCGCTGGCCTTCGCGGCAATGAGCGAGCGGTTCATCGACCAGCTCAAGGCCGGCGAAGCGCACCCGGCGATGCCGAGCATGATGAAATATGCAGGTACCGAGCTCAACAAGAAGCGGCATGAGCTGATCATGGCCGGCGGCGGCTCCGACACGCTGGAATGGGAGAGCGAGCGCACCCGCAAGGGCAAACCGGCTCGCGAATGGCTCCGCACCAAGGCCAATTCGATCGAGGGCGGTACCAGCGAAGTCCAGCTCGGCATCATCGCCAAGCACATCCTCCGTCTTCCGGGAGCGTAA
- a CDS encoding acyl-CoA dehydrogenase family protein has product MTLLTDDQRQLHDMAKSFLAEEGTIKKQLRHWRDTGCKDGFGHGLWKQFAELGLTGIAIPEDNGGLGLGATEAALVLEEVGRNLTPSPFLTTAVAAARALEGTAQGNRWFPGILAGDTVAALAIDEGKHHRPGAVATTATRSGNGFTLSGAKQFVVHGASADVILVAARTGGSVGEREGVTLFAVERDANGLDIENVTLADHSKAARLTFNDVVVDADAVVGEVDNGWAPLSRALNAGRAGSAAELVGVAAGSADMTTDYLKQRKQFGKLIGEFQALQHRAAHLFSEIEIARAAAYKAAELLDAGSDRAELMVHVAKAKAGRAAALSVQEGVQMHGGIGMTDEHDIGFYMKRQAVLDRLFGDWRFHAGEVARLAGY; this is encoded by the coding sequence TTGACCCTACTGACCGACGACCAGCGCCAGCTACACGACATGGCGAAGTCCTTCCTTGCCGAGGAGGGCACGATCAAGAAGCAGCTGCGCCACTGGCGTGACACCGGCTGCAAAGACGGCTTTGGACACGGCCTATGGAAGCAGTTCGCCGAGCTCGGCCTGACCGGCATCGCCATTCCCGAGGACAACGGCGGCCTGGGTCTCGGCGCGACCGAGGCAGCGCTGGTGCTCGAGGAGGTCGGCCGCAACCTGACCCCCTCGCCCTTCCTGACCACTGCCGTTGCTGCGGCGCGGGCACTCGAAGGCACCGCCCAGGGGAACCGCTGGTTCCCAGGCATTCTCGCGGGCGACACTGTCGCCGCACTGGCGATCGACGAAGGCAAGCATCATCGGCCCGGCGCGGTCGCGACGACCGCCACCCGCTCGGGCAACGGTTTCACCCTCAGCGGGGCCAAGCAATTCGTGGTCCACGGCGCGTCCGCCGACGTGATCCTGGTTGCGGCACGGACCGGCGGTTCGGTGGGAGAGCGCGAGGGCGTCACCCTCTTCGCGGTGGAGCGGGACGCCAACGGCCTCGACATTGAGAACGTCACCCTCGCCGACCACAGCAAGGCCGCGCGGCTGACGTTCAACGACGTCGTCGTGGATGCCGACGCGGTGGTGGGTGAGGTCGACAATGGCTGGGCGCCCCTGTCCCGCGCGCTCAACGCCGGCCGCGCCGGCTCGGCCGCGGAGCTGGTGGGGGTCGCGGCGGGTTCGGCCGACATGACCACAGACTATCTCAAGCAGCGCAAGCAGTTTGGGAAGCTGATCGGCGAGTTCCAGGCCCTCCAGCACCGCGCCGCCCACCTGTTCAGCGAGATCGAGATCGCCCGCGCCGCTGCCTACAAGGCGGCCGAACTGCTCGACGCCGGCTCCGACCGGGCCGAGCTCATGGTCCATGTCGCCAAGGCGAAGGCCGGCCGCGCTGCGGCGCTCAGCGTCCAGGAAGGCGTGCAGATGCACGGCGGCATCGGCATGACCGACGAGCATGACATCGGCTTCTACATGAAGCGGCAGGCGGTCCTCGACCGGCTGTTCGGCGACTGGCGTTTCCACGCCGGCGAAGTGGCGCGGCTAGCCGGCTACTGA
- a CDS encoding PaaI family thioesterase, with the protein MTVLPPYAALLRLHSEEVDGGLRFVMPWHDDVMGRPQMLHGGAIAGLLEFAAFATLRRALAAEDGTIPTMKPITVTVNYLLGGRDRETYAEAIVERLGRNVANVDAFAWQDSRATPIATARINFLLERQ; encoded by the coding sequence ATGACCGTGCTTCCGCCCTATGCCGCGTTGCTCCGCCTCCACTCCGAGGAGGTGGATGGCGGCTTGCGCTTCGTCATGCCGTGGCACGATGACGTAATGGGCCGGCCGCAGATGCTGCACGGCGGGGCGATTGCCGGGCTGCTCGAGTTCGCCGCCTTCGCCACATTGCGGCGCGCGCTCGCGGCGGAGGATGGCACGATTCCGACGATGAAGCCCATCACCGTGACGGTGAATTATCTCCTCGGCGGGCGCGATCGCGAGACCTATGCCGAAGCGATTGTCGAGCGGCTTGGCCGGAATGTCGCCAATGTTGACGCATTCGCCTGGCAGGATAGTCGAGCCACGCCGATCGCAACGGCGCGGATCAATTTCCTGCTGGAACGTCAGTAG
- a CDS encoding alpha/beta hydrolase produces MIRPLLAAALGLASLTACSPTGLLSGLDRVTAPGAPGRVASGISFGEDPRLKLDVYSPEGRRRPGARLPVVVFFYGGGWVGGARGDYAFAGRAFASKGFVAIIPDYRLVPTVRFPTFIEDGALAVRWARDHAAEFGGDPRRLTLSGHSAGAYNAAMLALDPHFLRDAGVDPRTVRAAALLAGPYDFYPFTEQRGRDALGAWPRPLDTQPIHFARADAPPLLLAAGTADTVVKPGNSERLAQKLRSLGAPVELRLYPGRSHVDLVKGLSVPFRGSSPVLADSIDFLRANSR; encoded by the coding sequence ATGATCCGTCCCCTGCTTGCTGCTGCGCTTGGCCTCGCTTCCCTCACCGCCTGCTCGCCCACGGGGCTGCTGAGCGGCCTCGACCGGGTGACCGCGCCCGGCGCTCCGGGCAGGGTGGCGAGCGGCATTTCGTTCGGCGAGGACCCACGGCTCAAGCTCGACGTCTATTCGCCCGAGGGCCGTCGCCGGCCCGGCGCACGCCTGCCCGTCGTGGTGTTCTTCTACGGCGGCGGCTGGGTCGGCGGCGCGCGGGGCGATTACGCCTTCGCGGGCCGTGCCTTCGCCAGCAAGGGCTTCGTTGCGATCATTCCCGACTACCGCCTCGTGCCGACCGTACGTTTTCCGACCTTCATCGAAGATGGCGCGCTGGCGGTCAGGTGGGCCCGGGACCATGCGGCGGAGTTCGGCGGCGACCCGCGCCGGCTCACCTTATCCGGCCATTCCGCTGGTGCCTACAATGCCGCGATGCTGGCGCTCGACCCCCATTTCCTGCGCGATGCCGGGGTCGATCCCCGCACCGTGCGCGCAGCGGCACTGCTTGCCGGGCCTTATGATTTCTACCCCTTCACCGAACAGCGTGGGCGCGACGCTCTTGGTGCATGGCCGCGCCCGCTCGACACTCAGCCGATCCATTTCGCTCGCGCCGATGCACCGCCGCTGCTGCTTGCTGCCGGTACCGCCGATACGGTGGTGAAACCTGGCAACAGCGAGCGGCTGGCGCAAAAACTGCGAAGTCTCGGCGCTCCCGTGGAGCTTCGGCTCTACCCGGGCAGGAGCCATGTCGATCTGGTGAAGGGCTTGTCCGTTCCGTTCCGCGGCTCAAGCCCAGTGCTGGCGGACAGCATCGACTTTCTTCGCGCCAATTCCCGCTAA